The following DNA comes from Gordonia westfalica.
TCCCGCAATCTGGCCTGCCATGACCGCGTTCTGGTCGAGGCTGATCAGCCAGGTTGGTCCCGTTACGTAGTAGTGGCGATCGCCAGTGATGTCTCCCGTGATGTCAGAGTGCTTTACCGATGCAGCGATTCCCTTCGAGGCGAGGTCTTCTGAGAACCACACACTCAGTCGAGCTTCGGCCGTTGGGGTTAGTGGGCACGATCCGTGCTCAGCCTTCGGCCCCGAGGTTGCGTCAGTAACCAGGCATGGGAAGCCGGCTGAAGTTAGTCCGGCCGCGAGTTGACTCACTGACGTGTACGCACCTGCGACTGCAGGGCAGGTGCGGAGGCCGACGATGTCGCAGGAGCCTTACCGGCCTCGGGGCTTCGGTCGCTGCACCCAGAGGCGGCGAGGGCGAATGCGATTACTGGGATGGCAATGCATGCACGTTTCATCTCGACAGGATAAGCCGTCAGTGCGACGACCCGAGATAGAATGGAGCGACCCCGGAGGTGCTACCAACACCAGCCGGGCCTAACCACTCGCTTGAAGCACCAAGGAGGGGCTGCCGTGAAGGCTACCCGAACCCGACGTCCATGTCCGACATGTGGATCACCCATCGACCGAGGTCCCGGACAGCATGCGTACTGCTCCGACGAATGTCGCCCCATCTGCGAGCACCCCACATGCGACCGCCCTACGCGGGCATGCAGACGGTGTGCGACTCGCACCGGGTTCAGCTTGATCGCCACGGCGAACTCCGGCCGGACACGTGGTCGAAGGAATGGGTGTGCGTCGTTTGCGGGGCAGGTGTCCCGAAGGGGTCGGGGCGCCGTAAGCACTGCTCGAGGGGCTGTCAGCAAACCGACTCTCGATACAACGGGCGTCGCCCAACGACGGCGAAATGTCGGCTATGCGGCAGGACTTCTCCCTACAGCGGCGCACCGGGGCGAGGCTTCAGCGCACCGACACTCAGTGGTGCCGCACCTGCGGTAGAGAATCCCCCGAAGCGCGCCGATATCTGAAGTACGGAATCACCCCGGAGGAGTACGCGGCCGCGATGAATCGGGGCTGCGACATCTGCGGCGAGCGCGTGGGGGCGCTACATATCGACCATGACCACAGCTGCTGCCCTCCACGGAGTAAGCAGTGGCGAACCTGCGGGCAGTGCGTCCGCGGATTCCTCTGCGGATCGTGCAACCGCGGATTGGCCTACTGAAGGATGACCCGAACGTGCTGCGAAGCGCGATCGAGTACCTCGGTCGAAAGGCCTAGAAACAGCGCATACATACGGACTCAACGAACACCCCTAAGGCCATGAGCCTCTGGGGTGTTCGTCATTTCTGGCGGCAAGCAAAGGGGGTGGCAGCGTGGCCACGGAGCTAGGTGTTGCCTACATTTCCATCGTTCCAGAGACGAGCCGTATCGCTCCTGGCATCCGTAACGCGCTCAATGGTGCTGAACGCGGCGCTGGTGACACTGGGCGTCGCATGGGTCACACGATGTCCACCGCCCTCGGCACGGCGCTGGGGATTGGCGTGTCGAAGGCGGCGGCGCAGCATCGAAGGTGCTGCAGGATGCCCTGTCGGCAGGCTACAACCGGATCACCACCCTGGAGAAGGCGGACATCCAGTTCCGCAATATGGGCTGTCGGCCGGTGACACGAAGCGTCAGCTTGCCGATCTGAATGACATCGTCACCGGCACCTCGACTTCGCTGGCTGATGCAGCGGCGGCAGCAGCGATGCTGGCGGTGCTGGCGTGGCGGCGGGCGACGACATGAACAACGCTGTGAAGCGTTGGTGAAACGAGGCGCCAGAGCGCAGAGATGTCACCAACGCCTTCACAGCGTTGTTCATGTCGTCGCCGCCGCCACGCCAGCACCGCCCAGCATCGCTGCTGCCGCGCTGCATCAGCCAGCGAAGTCGAGGTGCCGGTGACGATGTCATTCAGATCGGCAAGCTGACGCTTCGTGTCACCGGCCGACAGCCCCATATTGCGGAACTGGATGTCCGCCTTCTCCAGGGTGGTGATCCGGTTGTAGCCTGCCGACAGGGCATCCTGCAGCACCTTCGATGCTGCGCCCGCCGCCTTCGACACGCCAATCCCCAGCGCCGTGCGAGGGCGGTGGACATCGTGTGACCCATGCGACGCCCAGTGTCACCAGCGCCGCGTTCAGCACCATTGAGCGCGTTACGGATGCCAGGAGCGATACGGCTCGTCTCTGGAACGATGGAAATGTAGGCAACACCTAGCTCCGTGGCCACGCTGCCACCCCCTTTGCTTGCCGCCAGAAATGACGAACACCCCAGAGGCTCATGGCCTTAGGGGTGTTCGTTGAGTCCGTATGTATGCGCTGTTTCTAGGCCTTTCGACCGAGGTACTCGATCGCGCTTCGCAGCACGTTCGGGTCATCCTTCAGTAGGCCCAATCCGCGGTTGCACGATCCGCAGAGGA
Coding sequences within:
- a CDS encoding endonuclease domain-containing protein yields the protein MRQDFSLQRRTGARLQRTDTQWCRTCGRESPEARRYLKYGITPEEYAAAMNRGCDICGERVGALHIDHDHSCCPPRSKQWRTCGQCVRGFLCGSCNRGLAY